The DNA window atagataATTAATTTGAAAGGAGATACAAAAACAGATTAATACTGATATGTATCAGTTTCTGTAGAAAGCAATGCATTCATCAGTATAGTACTAACTACcttggataaaaaaatttatttagtccttgaatttgataatttttctcaACTTAACCCTTAAACTTTTTTTCTTATCTACATTAGTCCTTTAGCTTGACAACCTTTCTCAATTTCAGTGCATGTAATGATACGAGACTATAATATTGTGTCATGGGAAATCATACTTCAATAATTGTAATTATTACTTGAAAACAGTACAAGATTTTCGTTACAATATCTACATCTACTTATAACTCTCAACCATTActtattcttttttaaaattatcattaaacactaaaaattaaattaaatagatgaATAGAAAATCCAGGAATTACAAAATTCTCATAGAGTTTACAAAAAGAATAGTAAACAACACTTACTTTGGATGATGTATGGTATAATCAGTCtgcaaagaagaaagaagaagtgCAGCAATGACACCCACAAATGCGAAAAACGTCCAACGTGTCCTAAAACAATTATGATAAACTTTAGCTGGATATTTAGTCCACATATTCTCACGATGATTATGTATTTGCTGTTTAACATAACTGTAAATCATCGGACTAGGAGCCAAATCAGTGTTCATCTTATTGTAAAGCTTAACCACTTCTTCATCACTCAATCTATTGTATAGTATACCCGCGTCTCTCAGTTCCTTAACATTTTCGGCTTCACCGATCAATGAAACAAGGAAACCCATATATGAAGTGACGGTGAAATTGTTGTAGAAATCCGGACTGAATTCGTAAACTATTAAGTTCATGGTTGAACCATCGATGGTGATCGGCGGTAACCATAATTTTCCGAAGAAGAATATACTGTTGAAACTGATGTCGGTTAAACAACTTGTTTTGCTTGCTTTTAACCTTATCCCGGCTTTTTTAAGCTCTATTACGTTAGGAAAGGTGCGTGAATGGTACCGTTTTGTTCTTGTTTGGTGGCTGCGATTTATCAACATGAGAATTGGAGTCCAAAACCTAGAATACCGCCAtggattttcttttttgaaaaggAGTCTTACTCGAAGTAGATGCAATAAGTGAATTCGCTCTCCTTGCTGCGGCCACCATTCACTACAGCAAAATCTGTGTTAGTCGATGGTAGAATAGTTCAAGTTATcggtttataaattttattgatcCGATCAAATCatctaatttgattaaataaattattaaaaattttggttcaattacccgattcaattagttttttttttcagttcaaCCTATTTGTATAGGTTCTCAAATCAAttggtctaataattttattCGGACTTATACCTCAGCTAATTTTTAATTCCATCTTATTCAAACAacattaactaaaatataatttatattattgtattaatacaaaaattttaccatttttaaatatgttaaactatcaattttccattataaaaagttggattctaaatcataattttttccttaaaaaaacgTACACTCAACAGTAACAAGACAGGCAGGGGTGGTTTTGAAAAttggaaaattacattttaatatcttaaaaaattaaaaaattatatttttatatatagtaaaattatacctttagaatgaaaaaaaaattgttcaaccCTTTATGAAATCACATATGAAAAAGATTTAAGATTCAAATCATAGTTATTGGTGGAGTTAGTTGAACAGAGAATCAAGTAAGTTATTGGATTAGAATAAGAGATTAGACCAATAGAGTGATAAatcgatttttttatatatttttaatatttttaaaattttatataattcaacCGAAATCAACTAATGATTCTGttttaaattccttaaattacCTGTCCTGCTGATGTGATTGTGACTCTTTCATGTCGGCTGGGGTGATAACAGTGTCGTCGATGAACCTTTTGATCGCATTCATGAACTTTTCGCCATTTTCGCTCGAGCTTGTAAGCAATTCAAGAACACGAAAAGGTAATTGGTTTTCCAACAAGAACAGATCCGAGTACTCAAATGTCAGCATTTCGTTATTAGTAATCCGTTTTTTCAGCGTAGAATTATAATCTTGGCCATAACGCATATAAACTGCTTGTAAAATTGCGCAGCCGTCAACGAAGAACATCCAAGCCAGGTCCTTGTCATCGTTGCTATACTTCTCCAATTCCTTTGGATCATAGCATTTCTTCAAGCCATCAATCTCTGTCTTTATGTTGTTGTACAAGATTTCGTTATTGACGCCAATGTTTTCAACGAAATGTGCTACTAATCTGAGCTTGAGCTTCTCGGATCCATGGAGGGTGGGATCACCGTTGTGGAGTGGGCCGATTGGGAACACTTTCGGCATGAAATACTTCCTGAAATCTTCGTCACGGCCAAGGGTTGCTGGGGTTCTTCGTATCAACGGTTTGGCATTGGGATCGAGTTGGTTGCCGTTGAAAGCTTCGTCCAATGACCGGAGATTCTCTAATTCGCCATTGCTGAGAGTGAAGTCCGTACCCGGTATTGGAATGATCGTGTCTAGGGGATTGGTGTTGGTGGCGATTGTTTGATCAGTGGAAACTGCTCCGCCAGGAACTCCGACGGCTCCGCCTCCTTCCTCTGTGGACGACATTTTCTGGTTGATCAGTTCGAAGTAATAAACAAGGTGATTTTGTAAACTGTTTTTGGCTGAGTGAGTGATGTTTTGGAAAAAGGCGGCAAATGGCTACGATAACGACAATGTTTCTATACCTTATATTATTGGGAAATACTTTTTGGTGTAATAtcagtttttaatatttatattttttaatttaattcttattctTTTTAGTTAACTTTAGTCATCtgtgagttaaatttgattaataatCTTTTAGAAAAAagttgaattaatattttttaataaaaatagtgactaaaatattaaatttgtaaaaatgacaaCTCACATGACaatccatatatatatgtttttttatttttaatttttaattatttgttaacaTGACATATAAAAAAAGTAGTATTATATTAGCATGAAATGCACGTGGTTTGCTGC is part of the Gossypium hirsutum isolate 1008001.06 chromosome D11, Gossypium_hirsutum_v2.1, whole genome shotgun sequence genome and encodes:
- the LOC121203377 gene encoding UPF0481 protein At3g47200, which produces MSSTEEGGGAVGVPGGAVSTDQTIATNTNPLDTIIPIPGTDFTLSNGELENLRSLDEAFNGNQLDPNAKPLIRRTPATLGRDEDFRKYFMPKVFPIGPLHNGDPTLHGSEKLKLRLVAHFVENIGVNNEILYNNIKTEIDGLKKCYDPKELEKYSNDDKDLAWMFFVDGCAILQAVYMRYGQDYNSTLKKRITNNEMLTFEYSDLFLLENQLPFRVLELLTSSSENGEKFMNAIKRFIDDTVITPADMKESQSHQQDSEWWPQQGERIHLLHLLRVRLLFKKENPWRYSRFWTPILMLINRSHQTRTKRYHSRTFPNVIELKKAGIRLKASKTSCLTDISFNSIFFFGKLWLPPITIDGSTMNLIVYEFSPDFYNNFTVTSYMGFLVSLIGEAENVKELRDAGILYNRLSDEEVVKLYNKMNTDLAPSPMIYSYVKQQIHNHRENMWTKYPAKVYHNCFRTRWTFFAFVGVIAALLLSSLQTDYTIHHPK